The DNA sequence TCGGTGTCATTGGCGCCGGCGTGATGGGCTCTGGCATTGTCCACTACTTCGCCAAGAACAACATcccggtggcggtgaaggaCTTGAAGGAGGAGTCCGTGAAGCGGGGTATCAACAACGTCCGTGCCGAGTTTGAGCGGGCCGTGCGCCGCAAGCGCATGGTAACGGCAGAGCTAGAGAAGAAGATGGACCTTGTGACGGGCGGTACGACCAACGAGGTGTTTTGCGGCGTGGACGTCGTTGTCGAGGCCGCTGTGGAGGTGATGGATATAAAGAAGAAGGTAAttcagcagctggagaaTGAGGGTATCCTCAACTCCAAGAACCTCTTCGCCACGAACACGTCCTCGCTAAGCTTGACCGAGATGCAGACGGTGGCCAAGTGTCCGCAAAACATCGTCGGCATGCACTTTTTCAACCCCGTATCGAAGATGCCGCTTGTGGAGGTCATCAAGGGAAAGAGCACTTCGGCcgaggccgctgccgccatctTCAACCTCGCCCTCAGGACGGGCAAGATGCCAATCATCGTGAACGACGGCCCTGGATTTCTGGTGAACCGCATCCTTGGCGTATACATGGCCGAGGCCGGGCGACTGGCAGTGGATGAGCGGTGCCACCCATCGTGTGTGGATGAGGCTATCCTGGCCTTCGGCATGCCGATGGGGCCCTTCCGCCTTTTGGATGAGGTCGGCCTCGACGTCGCCTGTCACGTGGGGCCAGTGTTGACAAACGGCCTGAAGAGCGACCGCTTCGGCGTCAGCCCATCCATCTCCCTAATGGTGAAGGACGGCCACCTCGGCCGCAAGAACAACAAGGGGTTCTACAACTACACGGCAGATGGGAAGGAAACGGGACTGAACAACGCGGTCCTTAAGAAGTACCTCGGTGAGGAGCTGAGCGCCTCCATCTCGGAGACGGAGATCGTGGACCGCTGCGTCTTGCTCATGGTGAACGAAGCCACCCTCATCCTCGATGAGGCGATCGCGATGTCACCCGAGGACGTTGACACGGGGATGGTGTGGGGCACCGGCTTCCCGCCGTTTCGTGGCGGGTTGCTGCAGTACGCTGACCACCGCGGCATCGCCAACGTTGTCGCAGCGCTGGAGCAACTGCAAGGCAAGACGAAGAAGGACTACTTTGCCCCCACGGAGAGACTGAAGAAGATGGCCAGCAAGGGTATGTGCTTCTTCCCGAATCGCCCGTACGTGCCATACCAGGAGCGCCACGGATACCCTAAGGTGACGTTCTAGACGCCGTTCGATCATCGAGGAAGCGCAGCTCACAGAGCAACGCGTGTGTTTTTGGATGCGTTCTTAGGCTCCCACTTCAAACATGGTGCCCCTCtccacgaccaccaccaccctcgtGCCAGGAAGAGACCCCACAGCTGTCCCTGTAGGAGAGAAGATACACACTCACCCAAGTACCTTCGTTTGTGCCTATTCTATCATCTGTGCGTCCGTagcgcaccaccacccaacACGTGCGTCcaccttccccctcccccttttccttaccttttgccttttctgCCTCGGTCGCTCGcgctggctctctctctctctttgtgtgtgtggcgacTCGCTTTTGCCATCATCTCTTGTGGAAACGACAGAATTCACactgaagaagaaaagtaCGACGGTGTGGCGTGCTCACAATGTATGCGTTCAGAttactccctcccccacccaccccacccctctctctctctcactcccttCCCTGTTGTTTCGCTGTTTCTTAGTTCGCCTTTTGGCGATGTAGGCCATCAGGCAGTGACAGCGGACAATGGCGCCCGGGTtaagaggaggggagtgtGTGAAGAAGTGCTTCTCGCTAACGTCTGAATTTTTTGCATAGCGACTCTGTGTGGAGAAACAGTTAGTGCAGCGTGTTGGCAGTCCCTCCTCGATGTGCAAGCACAATAAAACAAGTGCAacgggaggagaggaagaagtcGATTCAAACAATATTTCTACCGCTGTTGTCTTCGTGGGGCTTTGTTTGTGTATTTGCTTTGCGTCTTCTCaatgctcttctctctttctctcgcttctcggGAACGTGGACGTgccctgcgtgtgtgtgagggggtgtgcctgtgtcttTGCGGCGAGTGCAGCCGCGAGGTTTTGGGTCGAAGAGCTTTGAGCTCTCCAAGCGCGTTGATATCGCTGATTCTACTCTGATTCACGTCTCTACTCTCTCCTGCGATGCCACCATTTCTCGTTGGCTGCCTTGTTTTCGCACGTACCgctgtgtgggggagggggacataGTGGTTGGTGGTAAAGGGTGTACTCATGTTGCGCATATGGCAGTGCATTGTGGCAGGAATTGATGCTCGCAGTTGTCCTTTTAtttggtgtgcgtgcgtgtgtgcctctttctTACTTCCCTGACGTCGACGGTTTCGTCCTTGTTGATTTGGCTGCTTTCTCTGTGACTCCCCATCCCCTCTCCGCActcctgcgtgtgtgtgtgtgtgtgggtgggtgggtgggggtgggggaaatCCTTGTCGACGCTGCTCTTCAGCAGGAGACTCGCATGACTGCGATAGCAGCCCTTCTCTTGTGTGCATGTGTTCTCTCTacgttttttctttcctcttctgttCTCGTTTTCggtcttccctcccccctcctcctcctctgtgagCGTGTCTTTCAGGTGTTAGCCGTTGAGCTGCCACCACGAGCATATTGTTTCACTACAGCCCCcgcactgcctccctccgcctcatTACAGCAGtctgtgtatgcgtgtgagagggagagaagagggaacgATGGAACGCCAGGCCAAAGAAGGGTAGGCACTGGGAAGACACTCGGGGAAAcccaaaaagagagaagcgggcTTCATTCGAGGGCGGTACCCCATCCTTGGACCGTCATTCAGAGgcgtcccctctctccacctgtGTCcttcgcacgcacacacacacacatatagTATATGGGGCTCTCTATGGCTATAGCACTCGGTCCATCTGCGCCATGGCAGCGCAATTCTCTTTTACtccgccgctcctcctccttacacacacacacacacacacacacaccgttaACCAACTCcatctattttttttttgtgtgttctTCTCATGCGCTTTCTTGCTTGACTCGCTGTCTCCCTGTGTGCATGTACGCGCCTGCATCTGGCTGGTGGGCTCCACCCCTACCTCCCCATTTCGTCTTGTATCGCGCAGCTCGTCATGCCTCCGAAACGTGCAAAATGGAAAGCGGTagaagcagcggctggtAAGTCTGCTTCGAGGAAGCGAGGCCGCAGTATgactgccgccgccaacgcACCTACTGCCGAGGAGCATATCGttgaggaggcgcaggcTTCCTCATCGCCCCCTTCTCAGTCCAGCTCCAATTCAAACTCGGTTGTGTCGATTCCCCCGCCACCTGCACTCATCGACGTCGATGCCGCACCATGTGAAGTACCGGTGGAGGGAAAGCTGCGACAAGCCACGCGTCAAACGACGCTGACGGGAGCGATACTCAACACAGCACCAGTGCCCTCTCGAGTCTCGACAAAGAAGTCGCGCTCTCGAGACGGCGTGGATGGAcggaagagaggcgcagtTGGTGGCGAGTTGAAGCCCGTTCCCGGCTCAGCACGGATATCCCTGAAGGGAGCCACTCCGTCGCTGCCATTGGAGGGGcccgcttcagcagcacttctagaggaagcgctgctgacaCACCTGCGTTCTGCGCTGGCTCGCAACTACATGCTGATGACGGGACGTACCATTGAACTGGCTGCACAACCGCATACAAGCAACATGATGGGTGTCTTGGGTGCCTTGGCCAAGACAACGGAGGTCGAAGAGACAGCGGCACCTGCCGACGACAACGCCGATGAGCCAGACAACGACGCCTCCAGCGCTAAATCGTTAGCGCTGGAGGCAAGCGGTGTCAACGATGTAGCCATGCGGGCTGTGCTTCCATGTGTTCAATACTTCATAATTAGCGAGTGTGCCCGCGTTGCCCGCGTGGTGCGCAGGGAAGGAGGCAAAGGGTACGGCGACGACCCAGCGACCCGAGCAGCTGAGCTGCTcggctttcttctctccatgCTGGACAAGCATGACAC is a window from the Leishmania panamensis strain MHOM/PA/94/PSC-1 chromosome 26 sequence genome containing:
- a CDS encoding trifunctional enzyme alpha subunit, mitochondrial precursor-like protein (TriTrypDB/GeneDB-style sysID: LpmP.26.1530), with the protein product MRRFFVARPFPSVALIRRASASTQARPATATGVTAPAKPTATAYDFPKDVLHNRLWQTHQAGRHINVYVDSGRIAWIVMNRAESSANALGEEFVKDMNAALDIVESLVANNEAQFTILTSAKSTFCVGADIDQMYTITDPTVAVQVPTLGHMLFNRIEQEKFPIVAAINGLALGGGFELSLACHQRLMASTAKVGFPECLLGLLPGGGGTVRTQRLCGLTKTVQWIMTSKQIKAQEAKSAGACDAVLPAEDRWNGEHRFFEGVRKWAGQYLSDKPALLSKRKSISLMDRVLEHTTFGRRKIADETIKMLNKKTKGKYIAQYKALECVMYSATHSNQQGFDKECRGFAELLCSPEAKNQMSLYFLQEGMKKSADKTGVSKDKVMQVNRVGVIGAGVMGSGIVHYFAKNNIPVAVKDLKEESVKRGINNVRAEFERAVRRKRMVTAELEKKMDLVTGGTTNEVFCGVDVVVEAAVEVMDIKKKVIQQLENEGILNSKNLFATNTSSLSLTEMQTVAKCPQNIVGMHFFNPVSKMPLVEVIKGKSTSAEAAAAIFNLALRTGKMPIIVNDGPGFLVNRILGVYMAEAGRLAVDERCHPSCVDEAILAFGMPMGPFRLLDEVGLDVACHVGPVLTNGLKSDRFGVSPSISLMVKDGHLGRKNNKGFYNYTADGKETGLNNAVLKKYLGEELSASISETEIVDRCVLLMVNEATLILDEAIAMSPEDVDTGMVWGTGFPPFRGGLLQYADHRGIANVVAALEQLQGKTKKDYFAPTERLKKMASKGMCFFPNRPYVPYQERHGYPKVTF